The Pyrenophora tritici-repentis strain M4 chromosome 3, whole genome shotgun sequence genome has a window encoding:
- a CDS encoding DUF1421 multi-domain protein: protein MAEETPKPFPFMRLPLELREQIYSIYTNPADHLVKNVDLEARGFFGGIYKWDFDLWTVSKQIYAESKKVWKRENVFVKIATPWPSAVNHISSEGLVPIVCTESRANAFSSHHGVVQITAPFHGVVAEHMVVMLVDDLHLFAQTWYYSALSYPMLNERLSTIFILRNPNREEGSDEQDIGVPLSIQRRLLYPFEHVKGLHGTEFQNYDPSVQAELSRLQAKPIPTLQEALESATDYMEAGDVALTAPNTDTETSALQALDLYRKALHAIHILIHNRTRRVMADMFFHDSVTKGRYAGQTGITIRVMLRLKLVSRTVAAYNKLGRWDDAAFWGMRSIRILRETSNPDFEAFLTEVLGGMDIALLYVRTGIAFWKMEQQRENWWGEMIAYADEEVAKSGELWLAAGGYIKGQARGEVRKELEDYGIPWEIYEELFSDVQRAEGRESVVAEDGSSSSEG from the exons ATGGCCGAAGAAACACCAAAGCCGTTTCCATTCATGCGCCTCCCGCTCGAGCTTCGCGAGCAGATATACTCGATATACACCAATCCTGCAGACCATCTTGTCAAGAACGTGGATCTGGAAGCGAGAGGCTTTTTCGGCGGAATCTATAAATGGGATTTTGACCTCTGGACAGTCAGCAAGCAAATCTACGCAGAAAGCAAAAAGGTGTGGAAGAGAGAGAATGTCTTTGTCAAGATTGCTACGCCGTGGCCGAGTGCGG TGAACCACATCTCCTCCGAAGGCCTCGTACCCATTGTATGCACCGAATCACGTGCCAACGCATTCTCGTCCCACCACGGTGTCGTACAAATCACTGCGCCGTTCCATGGAGTGGTGGCTGAACACATGGTCGTCATGCTGGTGGACGACTTGCATCTTTTTGCTCAGACGTGGTACTACAGTGCTTTATCGTACCCCATGCTAAACGAACGGCTCTCGACGATATTTATACTGCGGAATCCGAATCGAGAGGAGGGTAGCGACGAGCAAGACATCGGCGTCCCACTATCCATTCAAAGACGGTTATTATATCCCTTCGAGCACGTCAAAGGCCTTCATGGAACCGAATTCCAGAACTACGACCCGAGTGTTCAAGCGGAGCTATCGCGCCTCCAAGCCAAACCCATCCCCACGCTACAGGAAGCCCTCGAGTCCGCAACAGACTACATGGAAGCCGGCGACGTCGCACTCACGGCCCCAAACACCGACACGGAAACCTCTGCCCTCCAAGCCCTCGACCTCTACCGCAAAGCACTCCACGCCATCCACATACTCATACACAACCGCACCCGCCGCGTAATGGCCGACATGTTCTTTCACGACAGCGTAACAAAAGGGCGTTACGCAGGCCAAACCGGCATAACCATCCGCGTTATGCTGCGCCTCAAACTCGTCTCCCGCACCGTGGCCGCATACAACAAGCTTGGGCGTTGGGACGATGCCGCCTTTTGGGGCATGCGCAGCATACGCATCTTGCGCGAGACCAGCAACCCGGACTTTGAGGCTTTCCTGACCGAGGTCTTGGGCGGCATGGATATTGCGCTGTTGTATGTGCGGACGGGGATTGCATTTTGGAAAATGGAACAGCAGCGGGAGAATTGGTGGGGTGAGATGATTGCGTATGCGGATGAGGAGGTGGCGAAAAGCGGGGAGCTTTGGTTGGCGGCGGGTGGATATATAAAGGGTCAGGCGAGGGGTGAGGTGAGGAAGGAGTTGGAGGATTATGGGATACCGTGGGAGATTTATGAGGAGTTGTTTTCGGATGTGCAGAGGGCTGAGGGCAGGGAGAGTGTGGTTGCAGAGGACGGGAGCAGTAGTAGTGAGGGGTGA
- a CDS encoding extracellular elastinolytic metalloproteinase precursor, with translation MRSFLLASLASLSVISVYGHPHARSTLTRRGVDLDSYRMKHAATYKNVAEVVADHNINTLAKRASAQDIATDLVKATIPNATFRLVSDSYVSDNGVAHFYFKQTANGLDIDTADFNVNIGRDGNVFSFGNSFYKGDVPAPPSLTKRDGSEPVAALKSAVDVLALPVSAQSATAEPKDATETYAIKKTTGTVSEPEARLVYLVDDEGKLALTWRVETDIMSNWLLSYVDVKDGSKVHAVVDYSADATYNVYPWGINDPTEGERQLVTDGFYPPASEFGWHNDGKMAFKTTRGNNGIAHTNWDNKMSGFLDLPRPTSEDLNFDYPFSLNQTDFHDYGNASITQLFYTSNKYHDLLYTLGFNEKAGNFEINNNGAGGVGQDFVYLNAQDGERFNNANFATPPDGSPARMRMYIWNQTTPFRDCSFEAGVVIHEYTHGLSNRLTGGPANSGCLSMLESGGMGEGWSDFFATAIRLKPSDTRAKDYTMGEWISGSEFGIRNYKYSTNLEVNPQVYTDVDQYTRVHPIGNIWASMLYEVLWNLIDKYGKNDDWLPEFNSAGVPKDGKYLAMKLALDGMALQPCNPTFVSARDAIIDADKALTGGANLCEIWSGFAKRGLGEKAVYSTGGRTNSFDVPAGVCNNSTVSSQARRVKLPLSV, from the exons ATGCGCTCCTTCCTTCTTGCCTCGCTGGCCTCTCTGTCGGTCATCAGCGTCTACGGCCATCCTCATGCCCGGAGTACGCTTACTCGCCGGGGCGTTGACCTAGATTCATACCGCATGAAGCATGCCGCCACATACAAGAACGTTGCAGAGGTTGTGGCCGaccacaacatcaacacaCTGGCAAAGCGTGCTAGTGCCCAAGACATTGCTACCGATCTCGTCAAAGCTACTATCCCTAATGCTACCTTCCGTCTTGTATCAGACTCGTACGTCAGCGATAACGGTGTGGCACATTTCTACTTCAAGCAAACCGCCAACGGTCTTGATATCGACACTGCCGACTTCAACGTCAAC ATTGGTCGTGATGGCAACGTCTTCTCTTTCGGAAACTCTTTCTACAAGGGCGACGTCCCAGCACCACCAAGTCTGACCAAGCGTGATGGTTCTGAGCCCGTAGCCGCCTTGAAGTCGGCTGTCGATGTCCTCGCTCTCCCAGTTTCTGCTCAATCGGCAACCGCCGAGCCCAAGGATGCAACTGAGACTTACGCTATCAAGAAGACCACTGGAACTGTCAGCGAGCCTGAGGCCCGCCTTGTCTACCTTGTAGATGATGAGGGCAAGCTCGCCCTTACCTGGAGAGTTGAGACTGACATTATGAGCAACTGGCTTCTGTCCTACGTTGATGTCAAAGACGGCAGCAAGGTGCATGCGGTTGTCGACTACTCTGCCGATGCAACCTACAACGTCTA CCCATGGGGAATCAACGACCCAACTGAGGGAGAGCGACAGCTTGTGACCGATGGTTTCTATCCTCCAGCCAGTGAGTTTGGATGGCACAATGACGGCAAGATGGCGTTCAAGACAACCCGTGGCAACAACGGAATTGCACACACAAACTGGGACAACAAGATGAGCGGTTTCCTCGACCTACCCCGCCCTACCAGTGAGGACCTGAACTTCGACTACCCCTTTTCACTCAACCAAACCGACTTCCACGACTACGGCAATGCATCCATCACTCAGCTATTCTACACCTCTAACAAGTACCACGACTTGCTCTACACATTGGGCTTCAACGAAAAGGCTGGAAACTTTGAAATCAACAACAACGGTGCCGGTGGCGTCGGACAAGATTTCGTCTACCTCAACGCACAAGATGGCGAGCGCTTCAACAACGCCAACTTTGCCACACCTCCCGATGGCTCACCCGCACGTATGCGCATGTACATCTGGAACCAGACCACACCATTCCGTGACTGCTCCTTCGAAGCTGGTGTAGTAATCCACGAGTACACTCACGGCCTGTCTAACCGTCTCACTGGTGGCCCCGCAAACTCTGGCTGTCTCTCTATGCTTGAATCCGGAGGTATGGGAGAGGGCTGGAGCGACTTCTTCGCCACTGCCATCCGTCTCAAGCCCAGCGACACCCGCGCCAAGGACTACACCATGGGTGAGTGGATTAGTGGAAGTGAATTTGGTATTAGAAATTATAAGTACTCGACCAACCTGGAAGTCAACCCCCAGGTCTACACCGACGTAGACCAGTACACCAGGGTCCACCCCATCGGCAACATTTGGGCATCCATGCTCTACGAGGTGCTCTGGAACCTCATCGACAAGTACGGCAAGAACGACGACTGGCTCCCCGAGTTCAACAGCGCTGGTGTGCCCAAGGATGGAAAGTACCTCGCCATGAAGCTTGCGCTCGACGGTATGGCTCTCCAGCCCTGCAACCCTACCTTTGTGTCTGCCCGTGACGCCATTATTGATGCCGACAAGGCGCTTACTGGTGGCGCCAACCTATGCGAGATCTGGAGCGGATTCGCAAAGAGGGGTCTGGGCGAGAAGGCCGTGTACAGCACCGGTGGCAGGACGAACAGCTTCGATGTGCCTGCAGGCGTTTGTAACAACTCGACCGTATCATCGCAGGCGAGGCGCGTGAAGCTCCCATTGTCTGTGTAA
- a CDS encoding major facilitator superfamily transporter, with the protein MSEENAVPTHVRSPSCGDKVMTKRVNRKMDIALLPFLSLLYLFNGLDRSNVGNAETQGFTTDIGATSDDLNFAVSVFFITFVLLQPPSAAIGRWLGAKHWITIIMASLTLLLQHLALTGF; encoded by the exons ATGAGCGAGGAAAATGCGGTGCCTACACACGTCCGCTCACCTTCTTGTGGAGACAAAGTCATGACCAAGCGAGTGAATAGGAAAATGGATATTGCTCTCTTACCATTTTTGTCTCTGTTGTATCTCTTCAACGGGTTGG ATCGATCCAACGTTGGAAATGCTGAGACGCAAG GCTTCACTACAGACATCGGCGCAACTTCGGACGATCTCAACTTTGCAGTCTCCGTGTTCTTCATTACCTTCGTGCTGCTACAGCCTCCCTCGGCCGCCATTGGAAGGTGGTTAGGAGCCAAACACTGGATCACCATCATCATGGCAAGCTTGACGCTTCTTCTGCAACATCTTGCTCTGACAGGTTTCTAG
- a CDS encoding glycoside hydrolase family 47 protein — MEHAFPEDELRPLTCGPLTRDRQNPAHIEVNDVLGNYSLTLIDSLSTLAILASSPPPSEAGTNRALEEFQDGVQLLVQYYGDGTPGRKGRGVRARGFNLDSKVQVFETVIRGVGGLLSAHQFAVGDLPIRGYDANVTKKKHRQGIFWPNGLVYDGQLLRLATDLADRLLPAFNTPTGLPYPRVNLRHGVPFYAKSPNNMDPEHGQCGRDPQDKGTEVTETCSAGAGSLVLEFSVLSRLTGKPLYERLAKKAFWAVWQRRSSIGLIGAGIDAETGQWVNAYTGIGAGIDSFFEYALKSHILLSGLPFDPANAATDSPDAFLAAWLDAHDGIKRQIYRGKQHQHPHYAQVDLYTGAIRAFWIDSLSAFYQGLLTMAGKLDEAIETHLLYTALWTRYSAMPERWSTATGGIEHGLRWWGGRPEWIESTWYLYQATKDPWYLHVGEMALRDIKRRCWTKCGWAGLQDVRTGELNDRMESFFLGETAKYLFLLFDPSHPLNTWDAPFVFTTEGHPLIIPKRVRPARKIPEAPPLWQMVETCPLPPAHLPFSISATAARNDVYHAASLAKLHLMPTVETLDSPLVEFSADHPSISLSDIRSPSNYTYYPWTLPPELIPHNATSSPMAMRTTFDLSFPNLPSTSLVGALQRVQEGILVNSMSGLRLGMVREHDTLPDVHAVELDEQFRIYAISNIALGRDEKVFMARSTIDDFNPLDPYFTRTRDTHTLDLVMDIEPQRASATSTALSDLLSDALGDLSNLSGLDLKDAVDIEVDPEALETEPSYLANFFSSLQALLSAPVPTSTSTASQTQNRKKAISKRQSLPATLPTGPGAAPMPDIKDAQSAYNVENPLIWTNIYVHPTTLCSERLPMEIVKHYQVVAIPRGDCSFSTKLQNIPAYPPDAASLQLVIIISFPEQEDDSHADATQPLIQPLLDQVQYTPSGILRPNPIPLVMVGGGQETMEKLKRTSGLGLSRRYYFRTQGVKIGNLIVV, encoded by the coding sequence ATGGAACATGCCTTTCCCGAAGATGAACTACGACCACTCACGTGCGGACCCCTTACCCGCGACCGCCAGAACCCCGCCCACATCGAAGTCAACGATGTCCTCGGAAACTACTCCTTGACCCTGATTGACAGCTTATCGACgctcgctatcctcgcttcATCCCCACCACCTTCCGAGGCAGGAACGAACCGTGCCCTAGAAGAATTCCAGGACGGTGTCCAGCTGTTGGTCCAATATTATGGAGATGGCACACCAGGTCGCAAAGGTCGGGGAGTAAGAGCCAGGGGCTTCAACCTAGACAGCAAGGTACAGGTCTTTGAGACGGTTATCCGGGGTGTTGGCGGGCTGCTGAGCGCACATCAGTTTGCCGTTGGAGATCTACCCATTCGAGGATACGATGCAAACGTCACCAAGAAAAAACACCGACAAGGTATTTTTTGGCCAAATGGTTTGGTCTATGACGGACAGCTGCTACGCCTGGCTACAGATCTGGCAGATCGACTGTTGCCGGCTTTCAACACCCCGACCGGTCTACCATACCCCCGGGTCAATTTGCGCCATGGTGTGCCCTTCTATGCCAAATCTCCGAACAATATGGATCCAGAACATGGCCAATGTGGGAGGGATCCGCAAGACAAAGGGACCGAAGTCACTGAGACGTGCAGCGCTGGGGCCGGAAGTCTTGTCCTTGAATTTTCCGTTCTGAGCCGCTTGACTGGCAAGCCTCTGTATGAGAGATTGGCCAAAAAGGCTTTTTGGGCTGTGTGGCAACGCAGAAGCAGCATTGGACTTATCGGTGCCGGTATCGACGCTGAGACCGGACAGTGGGTCAATGCCTATACTGGTATCGGAGCGGGCATCGACAGTTTCTTTGAATACGCTCTCAAGTCGCATATTTTACTTTCTGGACTTCCATTCGACCCAGCCAACGCAGCTACTGATTCCCCTGATGCATTCTTGGCTGCCTGGCTTGATGCGCACGATGGCATTAAGCGACAAATTTACCGAGGGAAACAACACCAGCACCCTCACTATGCCCAGGTTGATCTTTATACGGGCGCTATTCGAGCTTTCTGGATAGACAGTCTCAGTGCTTTTTACCAAGGTCTCCTGACCATGGCTGGCAAACTAGATGAGGCTATCGAAACACATTTACTCTACACAGCTCTTTGGACTCGCTATTCGGCCATGCCCGAAAGATGGTCTACTGCAACTGGCGGTATCGAGCATGGTTTACGCTGGTGGGGTGGCCGACCGGAATGGATTGAGTCGACTTGGTATCTTTACCAGGCCACAAAAGACCCTTGGTACCTCCATGTAGGAGAGATGGCGCTTCGTGACATCAAGAGACGTTGTTGGACAAAGTGTGGATGGGCGGGCCTGCAGGATGTGCGCACTGGCGAACTGAATGATCGCATGGAGAGTTTCTTTCTTGGTGAAACGGCTAAGTACCTATTCCTACTGTTCGACCCGTCGCATCCGCTCAATACCTGGGATGCACCCTTCGTATTCACTACTGAAGGCCATCCGTTGATCATACCTAAGCGTGTACGCCCAGCGAGGAAAATACCAGAAGCCCCACCTCTTTGGCAAATGGTTGAGACCTGTCCTTTGCCGCCTGCCCACCTACCCTTCAGCATTTCTGCCACAGCCGCGCGCAATGATGTGTACCACGCTGCAAGTCTTGCCAAACTACATCTGATGCCGACAGTCGAGACACTTGACTCGCCCCTCGTGGAGTTCAGTGCCGACCATCCTAGCATTTCTCTGTCGGATATCCGATCGCCTTCCAACTACACATACTATCCATGGACACTGCCTCCTGAGCTCATACCACACAACGCCACAAGTTCGCCCATGGCTATGAGAACGACATTTGACCTATCATTCCCTAACTTGCCAAGTACGTCGCTGGTTGGGGCGCTGCAGAGGGTACAGGAAGGCATCTTGGTAAATTCTATGAGTGGGCTGAGACTTGGTATGGTGCGGGAGCACGATACTTTGCCTGATGTACATGCAGTAGAACTGGACGAGCAATTCCGCATCTACGCAATCTCCAACATTGCTCTAGGTCGCGATGAGAAGGTCTTCATGGCACGTTCTACAATCGATGATTTCAACCCATTGGATCCGTACTTTACGAGAACGCGGGATACACATACCCTGGATTTGGTAATGGACATAGAACCTCAGCGAGCTTCCGCAACTTCCACTGCGTTGTCCGACCTTCTCAGCGACGCCCTAGGCGACCTGAGCAACTTGTCAGGTCTGGATCTCAAGGATGCCGTGGATATTGAGGTAGACCCGGAGGCTCTAGAAACAGAGCCCTCCTACCTTGCCAACTTCTTCTCGTCACTCCAGGCGCTCCTCTCCGCCCCAGTGCCCACATCAACATCGACGGCCTCGCAAACGCAAAACCGAAAAAAAGCGATCTCAAAGCGCCAGTCTCTTCCCGCTACGCTTCCAACAGGGCCCGGCGCAGCGCCAATGCCTGATATCAAAGATGCACAGTCGGCATACAATGTCGAGAATCCACTAATTTGGACCAACATCTACGTTCACCCAACGACACTCTGCTCTGAGCGTCTTCCTATGGAGATAGTAAAACACTACCAGGTTGTCGCTATTCCCCGCGGCGATTGTTCGTTTTCGACCAAACTGCAAAATATTCCCGCATATCCACCTGATGCAGCATCTCTCCAACTTGTCATCATTATCAGTTTTCCCGAGCAGGAAGACGACAGTCACGCAGATGCAACACAGCCACTCATTCAACCATTACTTGATCAAGTGCAATACACACCATCAGGGATTTTGAGGCCGAATCCTATACCCCTCGTTATGGTTGGGGGAGGACAAGAGACGATGGAAAAGTTGAAGAGGACGAGCGGGCTTGGGTTGAGTAGGCGGTATTATTTCCGCACCCAGGGTGTCAAGATAGGAAATCTGATTGTGGTGTAA
- a CDS encoding UhpC, Sugar phosphate permease gives MIGVFEAGFYPTTITYLSTFYSRYDLGVRIGLFYGQYAVAGAFSASIAFGIFHLNETRLKNWQYLFIIEGGLTILVALVAWFWLPRGPGSAWFLNSDEQKFVVRRIRKDNISYVTHEYGTDGVERDRLTKRDIVETAKDWKLFFLLIFNICASVPSQAFSVFMPMVVQGLGYSSIQANLMSVPPFICGAIGLYLFALSSDYRKERGYHIIVGIFISLIGLIITVTTLSHGAQYAGLCILLFGSYISAPLTLAWLSGNNPEPGKRSVVVGVNGFGNFAGVIGSQLYKKRYAPRYLTPFYATLGFVVAALVGYIAYKFILKAVNAKKLQMASGKTAEQAEAERLDGTRYADAKWTFLYGL, from the exons ATGATAGGTGTCTTCGAAGCAGGCTTTTATCCCACCACCATCACCTATCTGTCTACTTTCTATTCCAGATACGATCTGGGAGTGCGGATAGGATTGTTCTATGGTCAATATGCTGTTGCAGGCGCTTTTTCAGCTTCTATCG CATTTGGCATCTTTCATCTAAACGAGACAAGGTTGAAAAATTGGCAGTATCTATTCATCATAGAGGGCGGTCTCACCATTCTTGTTGCGCTCGTGGCTTGGTTCTGGCTACCACGAGGACCTGGATCAGCATGGTTTCTCAATTCCGACGAGCAGAAATTTGTTGTTCGGCGGATTCGAAAAGATAACATCTCATATGTCACGCACGAGTATGGCACTGATGGCGTGGAGCGAGATCGGCTCACAAAGAGGGACATTGTGGAGACGGCCAAAGACTGGAAGCTGTTCTTCCTTCTGATTTTCAACATTTGCGCTAGTGTACCAAGTCAGGCATTTTCAGTTTTTATGCCCATGGTTGTACAAGGACTGGGCTATTCTTCGATACAAGCAAATCTG ATGTCAGTTCCCCCGTTCATATGTGGTGCTATTGGCCTCTATCTCTTCGCTCTCAGCTCTGACTACCG CAAAGAGCGTGGTTACCATATCATCGTTGGCATATTCATCTCCCTCATTGGCCTCATCATTACTGTTACCACACTATCTCATGGCGCTCAATACGCAGGTTTATGCATACTTCTGTTTGGAAGCTACATCTCAGCACCTCTGACTCTAGCTTGGCTGAGCGGAAATAACCCTG AGCCGGGCAAACGTTCCGTGGTAGTGGGCGTGAATGGGTTCGGCAACTTCGCCGGTGTCATCGGCAGCCAACTCTACAAGAAAAGATACGCACCTAGATATCTCACGCCCTTCTATGCTACATTGGGTTTCGTGGTAGCGGCACTTGTGGGGTATATTGCCTACAAGTTCATCCTCAAAGCAGTCAACGCTAAGAAGTTGCAAATGGCGAGCGGAAAGACGGCAGAGCAGGCTGAAGCGGAGAGGTTGGATGGGACGAGATATGCTGATGCAAAGTGGACATTTCTCTACGGCCTGTAG
- a CDS encoding FCP1, TFIIF-interacting CTD phosphatase, including NLI-interacting factor — MLPRAAVRALRIRPAVAAPRITSIASTSPWTRTYAKVGKPKDNTWKPTDPIKFAEDNKTSPNPTSPSEQPEFDSAAAPERNTTPSQPSRPVESATQASKDAGSDAAMGEQAEMSGPKSPAENTDPTTESPESQQPQKPLPDLRYGIPSTFAEEHAEASGKAKRDPNDPNQLPDDAIPGAAGGREGGGGGELPKSAYETSTDRRRNRVANWSYLAMLLFGTTGAVFMGRNWENEEEEAAHIDAPNGWSLGAMYARAAARINGQKAYYTEPTFQKLLPDKDKIPGGAPELTLVLSLEDLLLHSEWTTKHGYRLAKRPGLDYFLRYLSSQYELVIFTSVKSMDADPIIRKLDPFRLVMWPLFREATRFEKGEYIKDLSYLNRDLSKVIILDTDPAHVKLQPENAIVMPKWKGDPNDKGLVAMIPFLEYLAMMSQTGTPIDVRTVLKSMQGKDIPVEYARREAKLREQFQRDLAEQKRKTKGSAGGMFMKSLGLDAAAKPGMQLGDQNISQGMNEGKMMIDMYREFNKQNYMHLEKQIRENGEQWLKEMAEEEKKMQEAQLKDMKAGAFGWLGAPQSSAIPSAASAPEAAASHSQGVSPDQVK, encoded by the exons ATGCTGCCCCGAGCTGCTGTCCGCGCGCTGCGCATCCGGCCTGCAGTGGCCGCTCCTCGCATCACATCCATTGCCTCGACCTCACCATGGACACGCACATATGCCAAAGTCGGCAAGCCAAAAGACAACACCTGGAAACCAACGGATCCCATCAAGTTTGCTGAAGACAACAAAACTAGCCCAAACCCAACCAGCCCCTCAGAGCAGCCTGAATTCGACTCGGCGGCGGCACCAGAGCGCAACACAACACCATCACAGCCATCAAGACCAGTAGAGAGCGCTACACAGGCCTCGAAAGATGCAGGAAGCGACGCCGCCATGGGCGAACAGGCGGAGATGTCGGGCCCCAAGTCGCCCGCCGAAAACACAGATCCCACCACCGAAAGCCCCGAGTCGCAGCAACCGCAAAAGCCATTGCCCGACCTACGATATGGCATTCCCTCTACTTTTGCCGAAGAGCATGCCGAAGCCTCAGGAAAGGCAAAGAGGGACCCCAACGACCCCAACCAACTCCCCGACGATGCAATACCCGGCGCCGCGGGCGGTCGAGAGGGCGGTGGTGGCGGGGAGCTGCCCAAATCTGCATACGAGACCAGCACAGACAGGCGGCGGAATCGCGTCGCAAACTGGTCCTACCTAGCAATGCTGCTCTTCGGCACAACAGGCGCAGTCTTCATGGGCAGAAATTGGGAGAatgaagaggaagaagccGCACACATAGACGCTCCCAACGGCTGGAGTCTAGGAGCCATGTACGCCCGCGCCGCCGCTCGTATCAACGGACAAAAAGCCTACTACACCGAACCCACCTTCCAGAAGCTACTACCAGACAAGGACAAGATTCCAGGAGGAGCGCCCGAACTCACACTAGTCTTAAGTTTGGAAGATCTCCTACTGCACTCAGAATGGACCACCAAGCACGGCTATAGGTTAGCAAAGCGACCTGGTCTCGACTACTTCCTGCGATATCTCAGCTCGCAGTACGAGCTTGTCATCTTCACCTCCGTCAAGTCCATGGACGCCGACCCCATCATCCGTAAACTCGATCCCTTCCGCCTCGTAATGTGGCCCCTCTTCCGCGAAGCCACACGCTTCGAGAAGGGCGAGTACATCAAA GACCTCTCCTACCTCAACCGCGACCTTTCCAAAGTAATCATCCTCGACACTGACCCAGCCCACGTAAAACTCCAACCCGAAAACGCCATCGTCATGCCCAAATGGAAAGGCGACCCCAACGACAAAGGCCTCGTAGCCATGATCCCCTTCCTCGAATACCTCGCCATGATGTCCCAAACCGGCACCCCCATCGACGTCCGCACAGTCCTTAAATCAATGCAAGGAAAGGACATACCCGTTGAATACGCCCGCCGCGAAGCAAAACTCCGCGAACAATTCCAGCGCGACCTCGCTGAGCAAAAACGCAAAACAAAGGGCTCCGCCGGCGGCATGTTCATGAAGAGCCTCGGCCTCGACGCCGCTGCTAAACCGGGCATGCAGCTCGGCGACCAGAATATCTCTCAGGGCATGAATGAGGGCAAGATGATGATTGACATGTACCGAGAGTTCAACAAGCAGAATTATATGCACCTGGAGAAGCAGATTCGTGAGAATGGTGAGCAGTGGCTCAAGGAGATGGctgaggaggagaagaagatgcAGGAGGCTCAGCTCAAGGATATGAAGGCTGGTGCGTTTGGCTGGTTGGGCGCGCCGCAGTCGTCGGCTATACCTTCGGCGGCGAGTGCACCAGAGGCGGCGGCTAGTCATTCGCAAGGTGTATCGCCGGATCAAGTCAAATAG